Proteins encoded in a region of the Nicotiana tomentosiformis chromosome 9, ASM39032v3, whole genome shotgun sequence genome:
- the LOC138898353 gene encoding uncharacterized protein, whose amino-acid sequence MKVKPKRPFSWYSLQGPDNPKSKGKSTTSTGQSEEPGIVATGSVPSTAEGSSASMPYPSSGPSTSIPPLVPSSSAYPQTALRVNRTLADINNWMQVATSKLSALSSAAASQAVPEQLQMPPSVEESLKSEEKKKGQEELKKEVAKLTSASDIPLDLLMGETAHAAQTAQPVQVPEQEADREPVRRVVIPQTEDLEIELEDPEGGDESGQPQDPTRDLMQTKAS is encoded by the exons ATGAAGGTGAAGCCAAAAAGGCCCTTCTCCTGGTACAGTCTTCAGGGTCCAGACAACCCCAAGTCCAAGGGAAAATCCAccacctccactggccagtctgaagagccagggATAGTGGCCACTGGGTCCGTGCCTTCCACAGCCGAGGGGTCATCTGCTTCCATGCCATATCCATCCTCTGGGCCATCCACTTCTATCCCACCATTAGTGCCTTCTTCATCAGCTTACCCTCAGACTGCACTGAGGGTAAATCGGACTTTGGCCGacatcaacaactggatgcaggtagCTACATCAAAGCTATCTGCCTTATCCAGTGCAGCAGCATCTCAGGCAGTTCCAGAACAACTCCAAAtgcctccatcagtggaggaatCATTGAAGA GTGAGGAAAAGAAGAAGGGTCAAGAAGAGTTGAAGAAGGAGGTGGCGAAGCTCACTTCCGCCAGCGATATTCCTCTAGATCTCCTTATGGGAGAGACTGCCCATGCAGCACAGACAGCTCAGCCAGTACAGGTACCAGAGCAGGAGGCTGACAGAGAGCCGGTGAGGAGAGTGGTGATACCCCAGACGGAGGACTTGGAGATTGAGCTGGAGGACCCCGAGGGAGGTGATGAGTCTGGCCAGCCACAGGACCCCACCAGGGACCTCATGCAGACAAAGGCCTCATAA